A single genomic interval of Malania oleifera isolate guangnan ecotype guangnan chromosome 11, ASM2987363v1, whole genome shotgun sequence harbors:
- the LOC131167835 gene encoding putative UPF0481 protein At3g02645 encodes MDGSNGANATSIDIKVLAKSLEGKVMQSPTTDSKNKYCSIFKVPDILLKQNERAYVPNSFSIGPFHHGTKPELEVGEMIKLQYLHDLVKRKPNPETSFQELITAMANMSKEAGDCYAAPVLGKNVTSQDEFVKILVVDGCFIVELLRKGAREVDVDEHDPIFNNPRLLQFLAHDLLLLENQVPWSVLERIFTVTEPNFSGAGGGARRGSPRMAELALQFSQYTLRFAFPRGGYIPPDSAVVSCLHLLDLCRLAFLQIGGSSSTSAAATTAKAPRREGEPPTTEIFKGKKIPSVTDLVEAGIEFESVDPYPYRSLLDIKFKKGVLEIPQLTILEMSETILRNLVCFEQCYPHFPPRFTSYVLLLDYLVGSTKDVRALCNSKIFLNWYKDEEVVHMFHKICSDAWIKDFHYEALCDEVNQYCKRKWPRWRATYFRFFGTPWGILTQVVAVAGLLLTFLQTLYTIKGTSVKEHR; translated from the coding sequence ATGGACGGAAGCAATGGCGCCAATGCGACAAGTATTGACATTAAAGTGTTGGCAAAATCCCTAGAAGGCAAGGTAATGCAAAGCCCTACAACCGATTCTAAAAACAAGTACTGTTCTATCTTCAAAGTTCCAGACATTCTCCTTAAGCAAAACGAAAGGGCTTACGTCCCCAACTCATTCTCCATCGGACCTTTCCACCACGGTACCAAACCTGAACTAGAAGTCGGAGAAATGATCAAGCTGCAGTACTTGCACGATCTTGTTAAGCGAAAACCCAATCCAGAAACAAGTTTTCAAGAACTGATCACAGCCATGGCTAACATGAGCAAAGAAGCAGGCGACTGTTATGCCGCACCAGTACTCGGCAAAAATGTGACGAGCCAAGACGAATTTGTGAAGATATTAGTAGTTGACGGTTGCTTCATCGTTGAGCTGCTGCGCAAGGGCGCACGCGAGGTGGACGTCGACGAGCACGACCCCATATTCAACAACCCTCGCCTGCTGCAGTTTCTGGCGCATGACTTGCTATTGCTCGAAAACCAGGTACCTTGGTCGGTGCTCGAGCGCATCTTCACAGTCACCGAGCCCAACTTCTCCGGCGCCGGAGGTGGTGCTCGCAGAGGGTCCCCTCGGATGGCTGAACTTGCTTTGCAGTTTTCCCAATACACTCTCCGATTTGCGTTTCCCCGCGGAGGATACATCCCTCCTGACAGTGCAGTCGTAAGCTGCTTGCATTTACTCGACCTTTGCAGACTCGCATTCCTGCAGATAGGTGGGAGCAGCAGTACAAGTGCTGCTGCAACTACTGCAAAAGCGCCTCGCCGGGAAGGAGAACCACCCACTACTGAGATCTTTAAGGGGAAGAAAATTCCTTCAGTCACGGATCTGGTAGAGGCTGGAATAGAATTTGAGAGCGTGGATCCGTATCCCTATAGGAGTCTTTTGGatataaaattcaaaaaagggGTCTTGGAAATCCCACAGTTGACAATTCTCGAAATGTCAGAAACTATACTGCGAAATCTCGTCTGCTTCGAACAGTGTTATCCACACTTTCCCCCTCGCTTTACTTCTTACGTCCTGCTCTTGGATTACCTCGTAGGGAGCACCAAGGACGTGCGTGCATTGTGCAATAGCAAAATTTTTCTTAACTGGTACAAGGATGAGGAGGTTGTCCATATGTTCCACAAGATTTGCAGCGACGCATGGATCAAAGACTTCCATTATGAGGCCCTCTGCGACGAAGTGAACCAGTATTGTAAGCGCAAGTGGCCGAGATGGCGAGCGACGTACTTCAGATTTTTCGGCACTCCATGGGGAATTCTAACGCAAGTTGTCGCTGTTGCTGGTCTGCTTCTGACCTTCTTACAGACTCTATATACCATAAAGGGGACTAGCGTCAAGGAACATCGTTGA
- the LOC131167836 gene encoding probable carboxylesterase 11, which yields MPSVAVKLYSVFFKFLLKHRLQTRIQTPSDDASPFGVTSRPEESVAAANPSFTDGVATKDIHIDPFTSLSIRIFLPEAVLVSPDPDSRKARARASAKRPDLDSGSDRSHESNQILRRNSYGAAGTANAATPREQSRRNSYGCINDAESLNLKQDGGGGYKGYSPAVENCRKLPVMLQFHGGGFVSGSNDSVANDFFCRRIAKLCDVIVIAVGYRLAPENRYPAAFEDGMNVLGWLGKQANLAECSKSLGSSRGSGADLRKSDVHRHIADTFGASVVEPWLSAHGDPSRCVLLGVSCGANIADYVARKAVEAGRRLDPVKVVAQVLMYPFFIGSVPTHSEIRLANSYFYDKPMCLLAWKLFLPEEDFSLDHPAANPLIPGRSPPLKLMPPTLTVVAEHDWMRDRAIAYSEELRKVNVDAPVLEYKDAVHEFATLDMLLKTPQAQACTEDIAIWVKKYISLRGHEFSY from the exons ATGCCAAGTGTAGCTGTGAAGTTGTACAGCGTTTTCTTCAAATTTCTCCTAAAGCACCGTCTGCAGACCCGGATTCAAACCCCGTCGGACGATGCCAGCCCATTCGGGGTCACTTCCCGGCCCGAAGAGTCCGTAGCCGCAGCGAATCCGTCCTTCACTGACGGCGTCGCCACCAAGGACATCCACATCGACCCCTTCACGTCCCTGTCTATTCGGATCTTCCTCCCCGAGGCCGTCCTGGTCTCGCCTGATCCTGATTCCAGAAAAGCTAGGGCTAGGGCTAGCGCGAAACGGCCCGATCTCGATTCCGGATCCGATCGGAGCCACGAAAGTAATCAGATTCTGCGTCGTAACAGCTATGGCGCGGCGGGGACCGCCAATGCCGCGACGCCGAGGGAGCAGTCGCGGAGGAACAGCTACGGGTGTATTAACGATGCCGAGAGTTTGAATTTGAAACAGGATGGAGGAGGAGGATACAAGGGGTACTCGCCGGCGGTAGAGAATTGCCGGAAACTGCCGGTGATGCTGCAGTTTCACGGCGGGGGTTTTGTTAGCGGGAGCAACGATTCTGTTGCGAACGATTTCTTTTGTAGGCGTATCGCGAAGTTGTGCGATGTTATTGTTATTGCGGTTGGGTACAGATTAGCGCCAGAGAATCGGTACCCTGCGGCGTTTGAGGATGGGATGAATGTTTTGGGTTGGTTGGGGAAACAGGCAAATTTGGCGGAATGCAGTAAGTCGCTAGGGAGTTCTCGAGGAAGCGGGGCTGATCTTAGGAAATCGGATGTTCATAGGCACATTGCCGATACGTTTGGGGCGTCGGTGGTGGAGCCATGGCTGTCTGCTCACGGAGATCCCTCCAG ATGCGTCCTCCTTGGGGTGAGCTGTGGCGCAAACATTGCTGATTATGTGGCTCGGAAAGCTGTGGAGGCAGGCAGGCGTCTGGACCCTGTGAAGGTAGTTGCACAGGTCCTGATGTATCCATTTTTCATTGGAAGTGTTCCAACCCATTCCGAGATAAGGCTTGCAAACTCCTACTTCTACGACAAGCCTATGTGCTTACTTGCATGGAAACTCTTCTTGCCCGAGGAAGACTTTAGTCTGGACCATCCTGCTGCCAACCCCCTCATTCCCGGAAGGTCTCCACCTCTAAAGCTCATGCCACCAACACTGACAGTGGTTGCTGAACATGACTGGATGAGGGACCGAGCAATTGCTTACTCAGAAGAGCTGCGGAAGGTGAATGTCGATGCACCTGTTCTCGAGTACAAGGACGCAGTTCACGAATTTGCAACCCTCGACATGCTTCTCAAAACCCCTCAGGCCCAGGCCTGCACCGAAGACATTGCCATTTGGGTCAAGAAGTATATCTCACTTCGAGGTCATGAATTTTCTTATTAA